ACAGCTCCATGTGGCGCCCGCCGGGGGCGATCAGCGCGACGCCGGGGACGACGGGGTCGTTGTCCTTCGCCTCGCGGACCTCGATTCGGCAGACCGAGTCGAGGCGCCGGGCGAGCGACTCGGTGAACCGCTCCGGCATGTGCTGCACGATCAGCACGCCGGGGCAGTCGGGCGGCAGCTCGCGCAGCACGACCTCGATCGCCCGCGTCCCGCCGGTCGAGGCGCCGATGGCGACGATCTTGTCGGTCGTGCGGAGCGTCGGCGCGGGCGACTTCTTGGCCGCCGCTCCGGCCGCCGGCGCCGGCGCCAGCGCCACGCGCCGCTCGACGTGCGCCGCCGAGGCCGCGCGCACGGCGTGCGCCAGCCGGTCGGCGACGTCCGGCACCGAGAGGGCCGAGCCGGGCTTGGCGATCACGTCGACCGCGCCGAGGGCCATCGCGCGGATCGCCAGCTCGCCGTGCTCCGGCGTGAGCGAGCTGACGACGATCACCGGCTTGGGGTGGTAGCGCATCAGCCGCTCGAGGAACGAGAGGCCGTCCATGCG
This portion of the bacterium genome encodes:
- a CDS encoding chemotaxis response regulator protein-glutamate methylesterase; translation: MTMIRVLVVDDSALVRKILTQELSRFPDIEVVGSAVDPYAARDKIVALNPDVVTLDVEMPRMDGLSFLERLMRYHPKPVIVVSSLTPEHGELAIRAMALGAVDVIAKPGSALSVPDVADRLAHAVRAASAAHVERRVALAPAPAAGAAAKKSPAPTLRTTDKIVAIGASTGGTRAIEVVLRELPPDCPGVLIVQHMPERFTESLARRLDSVCRIEVREAKDNDPVVPGVALIAPGGRHMELCRSGARYYVMTNEAPPRHFQRPAVDVLFESVAERAGANAVGALLTGMGADGADGLLRMRKAGAHTIAEDERTCVVYGMPKEAIDRGAAEEVLPLDQVARGIINSRVLQGEMASVS